In Hemiscyllium ocellatum isolate sHemOce1 chromosome 5, sHemOce1.pat.X.cur, whole genome shotgun sequence, the following are encoded in one genomic region:
- the macc1 gene encoding metastasis-associated in colon cancer protein 1 codes for MAVCSPRHARSRSEGTLIDLDENPSTNNAFLKDSSYQDTSNGLETDLLKDWHEVVFDHPSQTVSQQTNPFWNGLSGSNPFLDEIAKITEKKTPSPEFVLTEDPLLLFEDPRPAESGSSADELDIDHLIYIGKPFAKQHGRWKSASDILDFSNKEEVPQNNRPVSQFMVPNLESFQNDREAYKMAWLNHRQLTRSCLDLDMISQNPGWGQTQAIEMHIVCKIDHKGGSLQLPESDVSVHIPEGHVLPGEIQEVAIKSLLDPPQVLNNDLCTTISPLLELKLSHLKTQDFISLEMKVTAEVKTDPMSQVMTEIVCLCSDAKEGPFEKLHDIYIYKDVMQVKLKNLSPCMYIVAAVQAKSIQPPASTVWDYLNKMITFGIYGPKHIHPVFTAVCVIFSHNQVPQNLTDVNKSNKNLPPVVLQLWGKHQFQLDRPEDFEISIFPTDSRYEVQEADQNEKVKRSLLKLGRTVRQPFNLSMCKSGEIGPFQLEIQVAGTSHNVITKFSVQTPMPAPKSNVRRRLQRWKEPIMAVPSDETTSQPVNYPSFQEKHVNILKYGVALKSVLRQPKIEYLLEYFKGDTIALLGMDKVKAIGQTKIKEWYVGFVRGKIGLVHCKNVKVISKEQVMDFSDVKITTKILLHQLVIPFKKLTYMYSSIRKLITENISNWKAFAAVLGYTDLSLDKICRRPAESESERVACILEKLKEDCHSGDNRTKRKFLYDVVQGLLKLDCQGIVARLVQDVVMLSTAVELGVRWRELGERLSKLSKQQIESYEAPHRTKSGEINQETMWKPAYDFLYTWSIKFGDGYRDVLQELHTALDRMKNPITRHWRQLTGVLILVNCMEILRAAAFAKHDEE; via the exons ATGGCTGTTTGTTCTCCTCGACATGCACGCAGCAGATCAGAAGGAACACTAATTGACCTGGATGAAAACCCATCAACAAATAATGCGTTTTTAAAAG ACAGCAGCTACCAAGACACTTCTAATGGGCTAGAGACCGATTTACTGAAAGATTGGCATGAGGTCGTCTTTGATCATCCTAGCCAAACAGTTTCTCAGCAGACAAATCCATTTTGGAACGGTTTGTCGGGATCAAACCCATTTTTAGATGAGATTGCCAAAATAACTGAGAAGAAGACACCAAGCCCAGAATTTGTGTTAACGGAGGACCCACTGCTGCTGTTTGAAGAtccaagacctgctgagtctgGCTCTTCAGCTGATGAATTGGATATTGATCACCTAATCTATATTGGAAAACCTTTTGCAAAACAGCATGGAAGGTGGAAAAGTGCCTCTGATATTTTGGACTTTTCAAACAAAGAAGAAGTTCCTCAGAATAATCGTCCAGTGAGTCAATTTATGGTTCCCAATTTGGAGTCATTTCAAAATGACAGAGAAGCCTACAAAATGGCATGGCTGAACCATAGGCAACTAACTAGGTCTTGTCTCGATTTGGATATGATAAGCCAAAACCCAGGTTGGGGACAGACACAGGCTATTGAAATGCACATTGTTTGTAAAATTGACCATAAAGGAGGATCTCTTCAGCTGCCTGAATCAGACGTAAGTGTCCACATACCTGAAGGTCATGTTTTGCCAGGTGAAATTCAGGAAGTGGCTATAAAGTCCTTGCTTGACCCACCTCAAGTACTTAATAACGATCTTTGCACAACTATTAGTCCATTACTGGAACTGAAACTGAGCCATTTAAAGACCCAAGATTTTATTTCTTTGGAAATGAAGGTGACAGCTGAAGTGAAAACTGATCCTATGAGTCAGGTTATGACTGAAATTGTGTGTCTTTGCAGTGATGCAAAGGAGGGCCCTTTTGAGAAGCTGCATGACATTTACATTTATAAAGATGTTATGCAGGTAAAGCTGAAAAATTTGAGTCCTTGTATGTATATTGTAGCAGCTGTTCAAGCTAAAAGTATTCAACCTCCTGCATCAACAGTATGGGACTATCTGAATAAAATGATTACTTTTGGAATTTACGGTCCCAAACATATTCATCCAGTTTTTACTGCCGTTTGTGTTATCTTTAGTCACAATCAAGTTCCACAAAATCTTACAGATGTTAACAAAAGCAATAAAAATTTACCACCAGTTGTTCTTCAACTTTGGGGAAAACATCAGTTTCAGTTAGATAGGCCAGAAGATTTTGAAATTTCAATCTTTCCCACTGACTCCCGGTACGAAGTACAAGAAGCTGATCAGAATGAAAAAGTTAAAAGAAGTTTGTTAAAACTAGGTAGAACAGTTCGGCAGCCGTTTAATTTGTCTATGTGCAAATCCGGAGAAATCGGTCCATTTCAGCTCGAAATTCAGGTAGCAGGAACCAGCCATAATGTAATAACAAAATTCAGTGTCCAGACACCCATGCCAGCACCCAAATCAAATGTGAGAAGGCGTCTCCAAAGATGGAAAGAACCTATAATGGCTGTTCCTTCAGATGAAACTACATCTCAGCCAGTTAATTATCCCTCATTTCAGGAGAAACATGTAAATATTCTTAAATATGGAGTGGCTCTGAAAAGTGTGCTGAGGCAGCCAAAGATTGAATACCTACTGGAATATTTTAAAGGTGACACAATAGCACTTCTcggaatggacaaagttaaagcaATTGGCCAAACAAAGATCAAAGAGTGGTATGTCGGTTTCGTACGAGGAAAGATCGGCCTTGTACACTGCAAAAACGTGAAGGTGATTTCGAAGGAACAGGTCATGGACTTCTCAGATGTAAAGATTACAACCAAGATACTCCTCCATCAACTTGTGATACCATTTAAGAAGTTGACTTATATGTATTCATCCATCCGTAAACTCATCACTGAGAATATTTCCAATTGGAAAGCATTTGCTGCAGTGCTTGGATACACTGACCTCTCACTGGATAAAATCTGCAGGAGACCTGCTGAAAGTGAATCGGAACGTGTTGCATGTATATTGGAGAAGCTGAAAGAAGACTGCCATAGTGGTGACAATAGGACAAAAAGAAAATTCCTTTATGATGTTGTTCAG GGACTTTTAAAGCTTGACTGCCAAGGAATAGTGGCTCGCCTTGTTCAAGATGTTGTTATGCTCTCAACAGCTGTGGAGCTTGGTGTCCGTTGGAGAGAGTTAGGGGAAAGACTATCCAAACTCTCAAAGCAGCAAATAGAATCATATGAAGCACCTCACAGAACTAAAAGTGGTGAAATTAACCAGGAG ACCATGTGGAAGCCAGCATATGATTTTCTTTATACATGGAGCATCAAGTTTGGAGATGGATACCGGGATGTACTGCAA